The following coding sequences are from one Actinomycetes bacterium window:
- a CDS encoding DegT/DnrJ/EryC1/StrS family aminotransferase has product MTTVPLVDLGWQQREVAAEVAEGFAQVLAATDFVGGGAVHRFEEAYAAYTGVAHCIGVGNGTDALEIALRASGIGADDEVIVPANTFVATAEAVVRAGARPVFVDVKADTLLLDSEAVAAAVGPRTRAVIPVHLFGQAAPVEQLADLVARHDLVVIEDAAQSQGATRLGRPAGSLGQVAGTSFYPGKNLGAYGDAGAVLTDDEGVAHRARLLANHGSDRKYIHESFGFNSRLDTLQAVVLSAKLARLDGWNELRRAAAAIYAELLADLEPVVLPTVASSSVPVWHLYVVRVPRRDEVLHRLQEAGVGAGIHYPVAVHLQPAFAGYGKGAGSAPVAERAAEQILSLPLYPGITPEQQDRVATALREALQ; this is encoded by the coding sequence ATGACCACCGTCCCTCTCGTCGACCTCGGCTGGCAGCAGCGGGAGGTGGCCGCTGAGGTGGCCGAAGGCTTCGCCCAGGTCCTGGCCGCGACCGACTTCGTCGGCGGCGGCGCGGTTCACCGGTTCGAGGAGGCCTACGCCGCCTACACCGGCGTCGCTCACTGCATCGGCGTGGGCAACGGCACGGATGCCTTGGAGATCGCTCTTCGTGCGTCCGGGATCGGCGCGGACGACGAGGTGATCGTTCCGGCGAATACGTTCGTCGCCACGGCGGAAGCAGTTGTGCGGGCCGGCGCCCGACCGGTGTTCGTGGACGTGAAAGCGGACACGCTCCTCCTCGACTCGGAGGCGGTGGCGGCCGCTGTCGGACCGCGCACCCGGGCGGTGATCCCGGTGCACCTGTTCGGACAGGCAGCGCCGGTCGAGCAGCTGGCCGACCTCGTGGCGAGGCACGACCTCGTGGTCATCGAGGACGCCGCCCAGTCCCAGGGAGCGACGCGACTCGGTCGCCCCGCCGGGAGTCTCGGCCAGGTAGCGGGGACCAGCTTCTACCCCGGCAAGAACCTGGGCGCCTACGGCGACGCGGGGGCCGTGCTCACGGACGACGAGGGTGTCGCCCATCGAGCGCGGTTGCTGGCGAACCATGGCAGCGACCGCAAGTACATCCACGAGTCGTTCGGGTTCAACTCTCGGCTGGACACGCTGCAGGCCGTGGTGTTGTCCGCGAAGCTGGCGCGGCTGGACGGTTGGAACGAGCTGCGCCGTGCGGCAGCGGCCATCTACGCCGAGCTCCTCGCTGATCTCGAACCGGTGGTCCTGCCGACGGTCGCGTCGAGCAGTGTGCCGGTTTGGCACCTGTACGTGGTCCGGGTGCCTCGACGCGACGAGGTGCTTCACCGACTCCAGGAGGCGGGAGTTGGCGCAGGCATCCACTACCCGGTCGCGGTCCACCTGCAGCCGGCGTTCGCCGGGTACGGGAAGGGGGCCGGTTCCGCACCGGTCGCCGAACGTGCAGCCGAGCAGATCCTCTCGCTTCCGCTCTACCCCGGGATCACGCCGGAGCAGCAGGACCGGGTCGCGACGGCGCTGCGGGAGGCTCTGCAGTGA
- a CDS encoding N,N-dimethylformamidase beta subunit family domain-containing protein, with amino-acid sequence MATVIVLLPVSAPAASAADPCNPVVSVIACENSKPGTPESVWDISGSGDSTIQGFATGMSVNVGQTESFKIKTSAPYSIDIYRLGWYGGDGARLITSVTPTPRTQPACGTIPNATGSSPAPVDCGNWAVSASWAVPSTAVSGVYIARLTRTDTGGASHIVFVVR; translated from the coding sequence ATGGCGACGGTGATCGTGCTGCTGCCGGTCAGTGCTCCGGCTGCCTCCGCAGCCGATCCCTGCAACCCCGTCGTCAGCGTGATCGCCTGCGAGAACTCCAAGCCGGGCACGCCCGAGTCGGTGTGGGACATCTCCGGGTCGGGTGACTCCACAATCCAGGGGTTCGCCACGGGCATGAGCGTGAACGTGGGGCAGACCGAGTCGTTCAAGATCAAGACCTCGGCACCGTACTCGATCGACATCTACCGGTTGGGCTGGTACGGCGGGGACGGTGCGCGGCTGATCACGTCTGTCACTCCGACGCCCCGCACGCAACCGGCTTGCGGAACGATCCCGAATGCGACGGGGTCGTCGCCGGCGCCGGTGGACTGCGGGAACTGGGCGGTCTCGGCGTCGTGGGCGGTGCCCTCGACGGCCGTTTCCGGGGTGTACATCGCGCGGCTGACCCGGACGGACACCGGTGGGGCCAGTCACATCGTGTTCGTGGTGCGCA